In one Tripterygium wilfordii isolate XIE 37 chromosome 22, ASM1340144v1, whole genome shotgun sequence genomic region, the following are encoded:
- the LOC119990949 gene encoding pyruvate decarboxylase 1 isoform X1, which produces METTLGSLSLDSCKPSNNNVSGPPQNGSLCIQDSVIKISPESTLGRHLAHRLVQIGVTDVFSVPGDFNLTLLDHLIAEPGLNNVGCCNELNAGYAADGYARARGVGACVVTFTVGGLSIINAIAGAYSENLPVICIVGGPNTNDYGTNRILHHTIGLPDFTQELRCFQTVTCFQAVVNNLEDAHELIDRAISTALKESKPVYISVSCNLPAIPHPTFSREPIPFALSPRLSNKMGLEAAVEATAAFLNKAVKPVMVGGPKLRVAKACEAFVELADACGYALAVMPSAKGLVPEHHSHFIGTYWGAVGTSFCAEIVESADAYIFAGPIFNDYSSVGYSLLLKKEKAIVVQPDRVIVGNGPAFGCVLMKDFLSALAKRLNNNTTAYENYHRIYVPDGVPLKCEPKEPLRVNILFQHIQKMLSENTAVIAETGDSWFNCQKLKLPEGCGWCCSYEFQMQYGSIGWSVGATIGYAQSVPDKRVIACIGDGSFQVTAQDVSTMLRCEQKTIIFLINNGGYTIEVEIHDGPYNVIKNWNYTALVDAIHNGEGKCWTRKVSCEEELIDAIETATGEKKDCLCFIEVIVHKDDTSKELLEWGSRVSAANSRPPNPQ; this is translated from the exons ATGGAAACCACACTAGGTTCGCTTTCCCTCGACTCATGCAAACCCTCAAACAACAACGTATCCGGCCCTCCTCAAAACGGCTCCCTTTGCATCCAAGACTCTGTGATTAAGATCTCTCCGGAATCCACCCTCGGCCGCCACCTAGCTCACCGTCTTGTCCAAATTGGCGTCACTGATGTGTTCTCTGTCCCTGGTGACTTCAATTTGACACTTCTCGATCATTTGATCGCTGAGCCAGGGCTCAACAACGTTGGCTGCTGTAATGAACTCAATGCAGGGTATGCTGCAGATGGTTATGCAAGGGCTCGCGGCGTTGGTGCTTGTGTTGTTACATTCACCGTTGGTGGGCTTAGCATTATCAATGCCATTGCTGGGGCTTATAGTGAGAATCTTCCGGTGATTTGTATCGTTGGAGGGCCTAATACTAATGACTATGGGACTAACAGGATTCTCCACCATACTATTGGATTGCCTGATTTTACCCAAGAACTCCGCTGCTTTCAGACTGTCACCTGCTTTCAG GCTGTGGTGAATAACTTGGAAGATGCACATGAACTGATTGACAGAGCAATTTCTACTGCTCTGAAAGAGAGCAAACCAGTTTATATTAGCGTTAGCTGCAATTTGCCTGCAATTCCTCATCCCACTTTTAGCAGAGAACCCATTCCATTTGCTCTTTCACCAAG GTTGAGTAATAAGATGGGACTAGAAGCAGCAGTAGAGGCAACTGCGGCCTTCTTGAACAAAGCAGTGAAACCAGTAATGGTAGGAGGACCAAAGCTTCGAGTGGCGAAGGCTTGTGAAGCCTTTGTTGAGTTAGCCGATGCTTGCGGTTATGCCCTTGCAGTTATGCCTTCTGCAAAAGGCCTTGTTCCTGAACACCACTCTCATTTTATTGGCACTTACTGGGGAGCTGTAGGCACTAGCTTCTGTGCCGAGATTGTTGAATCTGCTGATGCATACATATTCGCTGGGCCGATATTCAATGACTATAGCTCTGTTGGCTACTCTCTGCTCCTCAAAAAGGAGAAGGCCATCGTTGTCCAGCCTGATCGTGTTATAGTGGGTAATGGACCTGCTTTTGGGTGTGTACTAATGAAGGACTTTTTAAGTGCACTGGCTAAGAGGCTTAACAACAACACAACTGCTTATGAGAACTACCACAGGATCTACGTTCCCGACGGGGTTCCTCTGAAATGTGAGCCTAAAGAGCCTTTGAGGGTCAATATTCTATTTCAACACATACAGAAGATGCTGTCAGAAAACACTGCTGTGATTGCTGAAACAGGAGATTCATGGTTCAATTGTCAGAAACTTAAGTTGCCGGAAGGGTGTGG ttgGTGTTGCAGCTATGAATTCCAGATGCAATATGGTTCAATTGGATGGTCTGTTGGTGCAACAATTGGGTATGCACAGTCAGTGCCGGATAAGCGTGTCATTGCCTGCATAGGAGATGGGAGCTTCCAG GTGACGGCGCAAGATGTGTCAACAATGCTGCGATGCGAACAGAAGACTATTATCTTCCTAATAAACAATGGTGGATACACCATAGAAGTAGAAATCCACGATGGACCATATAATGTAATCAAGAACTGGAACTACACTGCCTTAGTTGATGCTATACACAATGGAGAAGGGAAATGCTGGACAAGAAAG GTAAGCTGTGAAGAGGAACTAATTGATGCAATCGAAACAGCTACTGGGGAGAAGAAAGATTGTTTGTGCTTCATAGAAGTGATAGTGCACAAAGATGATACCAGCAAAGAGCTCCTGGAGTGGGGTTCAAGGGTCTCTGCTGCCAATAGCCGCCCACCAAATCCTCAATAG
- the LOC119990739 gene encoding uncharacterized protein LOC119990739, translated as MDDRSDKSIFAEKFSISETQCSRSNKFTKYEDLNFDLNLACNLHMQETIRSSVSVHHSTSQYTPVNTILISDDNDFIYNLLNLECADVEHGKLLMKQIRTNLSRRIHDQHISIHIMKVLCSSSSSSKKVFGESPSLGEHKVFEILSQHGIESCTLHAIDSMQKEGKFGFLLLTFDPGGEEAITYAPKHIFVDNNDFVITDVLSLEREGIKNGIDMEGGFGTFTARMTERNVTMITNILNIDAPISELVDTRGLFPLYLSLYHRVPFYDNVFDLAHAGSRLVVGEKPEKKEFLMIDIDSILRAGFFWLDKFFCEMDETFDKLTDSIRVVLVAKYVAVGNFQPEDKGLTIEMVQYFSFFNRTNKHVNKGGVTYTNVFDASLDPLIWPLEKAGYLEMAVIFGEVGCPTDGVENANTQNTKRCNQGLLRYILSKNGNPARRGTLEVYIFSLIDENAKSIVLASFERLSLEFTGKPKYGLDFSGGEENEGLVLVEGVEYRQRQWCVIDPQMVDLADLARSIGYYCSLSDCTTLDYGTSCNYLSWRGNVSYAIPLYYQVNDQKKWDCHLSGLVIVTVEDPWDCEFPMMFAYGYSLTLEWHSWWTICCQGIVSVIFFVLNTLIWDEKSYGLCHLALFCYGVLMVWLISSTRVFG; from the coding sequence ATGGATGACAGATCTGACAAATCAATTTTTGCCGAGAAATTCTCAATTTCTGAAACCCAATGTTCAAGATCCAACAAGTTCACAAAATACGAAGATCTGAATTTCGACCTTAATCTTGCTTGCAATCTCCACATGCAAGAGACGATTAGATCATCCGTTTCTGTTCACCATTCCACTTCGCAATATACTCCGGTGAACACTATTTTGATTTCGGATGACAATGATTTCATTTACAATTTGTTAAACCTAGAATGCGCGGATGTTGAACATGGTAAGTTATTGATGAAACAAATACGAACGAATCTCAGCCGTCGGATCCACGATCAACATATCTCAATCCATATCATGAAGGTactgtgttcttcttcttccagtAGTAagaaggtgtttggtgaatCTCCCAGCCTAGGTGAACACAAGGTGTTTGAAATTTTGTCTCAACATGGTATAGAATCTTGTACACTTCACGCTATAGACTCTAtgcaaaaagaaggaaaatttgGATTTTTACTTCTAACTTTTGATCCTGGTGGAGAGGAGGCCATCACATATGCCCCAAAACATATCTTTGTAGATAATAATGATTTTGTTATTACTGATGTGTTGTCTTTGGAAAGAGAAGGAATTAAAAATGGAATTGATATGGAAGGTGGATTTGGAACCTTTACTGCTAGAATGACAGAGAGGAATGTAACTATGATCACCAATATTTTGAATATTGATGCCCCAATTAGTGAATTGGTTGATACACGAGGCCTTTTCCCTTTGTACTTGAGTTTATATCATAGGGTTCCATTCTATGACAATGTATTTGATTTGGCTCATGCTGGGAGTAGATTAGTTGTTGGTGAGAAACCAGAAAAGAAGGAATTCTTAATGATTGACATAGATAGCATTTTGAGGGCTGGATTCTTTTGGTtggataaatttttttgtgagATGGATGAGACATTTGACAAGCTCACAGATTCTATAAGAGTTGTGTTAGTTGCAAAGTATGTTGCTGTAGGAAATTTTCAACCTGAAGACAAGGGCCTCACAATTGAAATGGTCCAGTATTTTTCATTCTTCAATAGAACAAACAAGCATGTTAACAAAGGAGGTGTGACATACACCAATGTGTTTGATGCAAGTCTTGATCCACTCATATGGCCTCTAGAGAAAGCTGGATACCTTGAGATGGCAGTCATATTTGGAGAAGTTGGGTGTCCTACTGATGGAGTTGAGAATGCAAATACACAAAATACCAAGAGATGCAACCAAGGCTTGCTTAGGTATATTTTGAGTAAAAATGGAAACCCAGCTAGAAGAGGGACACTTGAAGTTTATATTTTCAGTCTTATTGATGAGAACGCGAAAAGTATTGTCCTTGCAAGCTTTGAGAGGTTATCATTGGAGTTTACTGGAAAGCCAAAATACGGATTGGACTTTTCAGGTGGGGAGGAAAATGAAGGTTTGGTACTAGTAGAGGGTGTGGAATATAGGCAGAGACAATGGTGTGTCATTGATCCGCAAATGGTAGATTTGGCTGATTTGGCTCGTAGCATAGGCTATTATTGTAGTCTATCAGATTGCACTACCCTGGATTATGGGACTTCTTGTAATTATCTAAGTTGGCGGGGAAATGTTTCTTATGCTATTCCTCTGTATTATCAGGTGAATGATCAGAAAAAATGGGACTGTCATTTATCTGGCTTGGTTATTGTCACAGTAGAGGATCCATGGGATTGTGAGTTTCCTATGATGTTTGCTTATGGATATTCTCTGACCCTTGAGTGGCATTCTTGGTGGACAATCTGTTGCCAAGGAATTGTTTCAGTCATTTTCTTTGTATTGAATACTCTTATATGGGACGAAAAATCATATGGACTGTGCCATTTGGCACTATTTTGCTATGGAGTTCTTATGGTCTGGCTTATCAGTTCCACTCGTGTTTTTGGGTAG
- the LOC119990949 gene encoding pyruvate decarboxylase 1 isoform X2, whose product METTLGSLSLDSCKPSNNNVSGPPQNGSLCIQDSVIKISPESTLGRHLAHRLVQIGVTDVFSVPGDFNLTLLDHLIAEPGLNNVGCCNELNAGYAADGYARARGVGACVVTFTVGGLSIINAIAGAYSENLPVICIVGGPNTNDYGTNRILHHTIGLPDFTQELRCFQTVTCFQAVVNNLEDAHELIDRAISTALKESKPVYISVSCNLPAIPHPTFSREPIPFALSPRLSNKMGLEAAVEATAAFLNKAVKPVMVGGPKLRVAKACEAFVELADACGYALAVMPSAKGLVPEHHSHFIGTYWGAVGTSFCAEIVESADAYIFAGPIFNDYSSVGYSLLLKKEKAIVVQPDRVIVGNGPAFGCVLMKDFLSALAKRLNNNTTAYENYHRIYVPDGVPLKCEPKEPLRVNILFQHIQKMLSENTAVIAETGDSWFNCQKLKLPEGCGYEFQMQYGSIGWSVGATIGYAQSVPDKRVIACIGDGSFQVTAQDVSTMLRCEQKTIIFLINNGGYTIEVEIHDGPYNVIKNWNYTALVDAIHNGEGKCWTRKVSCEEELIDAIETATGEKKDCLCFIEVIVHKDDTSKELLEWGSRVSAANSRPPNPQ is encoded by the exons ATGGAAACCACACTAGGTTCGCTTTCCCTCGACTCATGCAAACCCTCAAACAACAACGTATCCGGCCCTCCTCAAAACGGCTCCCTTTGCATCCAAGACTCTGTGATTAAGATCTCTCCGGAATCCACCCTCGGCCGCCACCTAGCTCACCGTCTTGTCCAAATTGGCGTCACTGATGTGTTCTCTGTCCCTGGTGACTTCAATTTGACACTTCTCGATCATTTGATCGCTGAGCCAGGGCTCAACAACGTTGGCTGCTGTAATGAACTCAATGCAGGGTATGCTGCAGATGGTTATGCAAGGGCTCGCGGCGTTGGTGCTTGTGTTGTTACATTCACCGTTGGTGGGCTTAGCATTATCAATGCCATTGCTGGGGCTTATAGTGAGAATCTTCCGGTGATTTGTATCGTTGGAGGGCCTAATACTAATGACTATGGGACTAACAGGATTCTCCACCATACTATTGGATTGCCTGATTTTACCCAAGAACTCCGCTGCTTTCAGACTGTCACCTGCTTTCAG GCTGTGGTGAATAACTTGGAAGATGCACATGAACTGATTGACAGAGCAATTTCTACTGCTCTGAAAGAGAGCAAACCAGTTTATATTAGCGTTAGCTGCAATTTGCCTGCAATTCCTCATCCCACTTTTAGCAGAGAACCCATTCCATTTGCTCTTTCACCAAG GTTGAGTAATAAGATGGGACTAGAAGCAGCAGTAGAGGCAACTGCGGCCTTCTTGAACAAAGCAGTGAAACCAGTAATGGTAGGAGGACCAAAGCTTCGAGTGGCGAAGGCTTGTGAAGCCTTTGTTGAGTTAGCCGATGCTTGCGGTTATGCCCTTGCAGTTATGCCTTCTGCAAAAGGCCTTGTTCCTGAACACCACTCTCATTTTATTGGCACTTACTGGGGAGCTGTAGGCACTAGCTTCTGTGCCGAGATTGTTGAATCTGCTGATGCATACATATTCGCTGGGCCGATATTCAATGACTATAGCTCTGTTGGCTACTCTCTGCTCCTCAAAAAGGAGAAGGCCATCGTTGTCCAGCCTGATCGTGTTATAGTGGGTAATGGACCTGCTTTTGGGTGTGTACTAATGAAGGACTTTTTAAGTGCACTGGCTAAGAGGCTTAACAACAACACAACTGCTTATGAGAACTACCACAGGATCTACGTTCCCGACGGGGTTCCTCTGAAATGTGAGCCTAAAGAGCCTTTGAGGGTCAATATTCTATTTCAACACATACAGAAGATGCTGTCAGAAAACACTGCTGTGATTGCTGAAACAGGAGATTCATGGTTCAATTGTCAGAAACTTAAGTTGCCGGAAGGGTGTGG CTATGAATTCCAGATGCAATATGGTTCAATTGGATGGTCTGTTGGTGCAACAATTGGGTATGCACAGTCAGTGCCGGATAAGCGTGTCATTGCCTGCATAGGAGATGGGAGCTTCCAG GTGACGGCGCAAGATGTGTCAACAATGCTGCGATGCGAACAGAAGACTATTATCTTCCTAATAAACAATGGTGGATACACCATAGAAGTAGAAATCCACGATGGACCATATAATGTAATCAAGAACTGGAACTACACTGCCTTAGTTGATGCTATACACAATGGAGAAGGGAAATGCTGGACAAGAAAG GTAAGCTGTGAAGAGGAACTAATTGATGCAATCGAAACAGCTACTGGGGAGAAGAAAGATTGTTTGTGCTTCATAGAAGTGATAGTGCACAAAGATGATACCAGCAAAGAGCTCCTGGAGTGGGGTTCAAGGGTCTCTGCTGCCAATAGCCGCCCACCAAATCCTCAATAG